CTGCCGTCGGTATGGTGTTCTGCATCCACCGACCCGGTCAGGATCGGAGCATGGCTGGAATCGACTAATTGATGCATCCGTTCGAGATAAACCGGCTCGTACTGCAGATAAAAAGGCGTAGCGGTCTCCGGCCAGATATAAATTTCCGGCCGCTCCTGCCGGGCTTTCTGCATCAGCCCTTCGTACAAAAGCATATTCTTTTCTTCATCGTCCGCCCATTTCTCAAACGGATCCATATTGCCCTGAAGCAGAGAGGCGGTGACACACGTTCCAGTCGGCTCATGGCGTAAAGACCATAGACCATGCGCCAGGGGTAAGATAAAAAGCAGGAGCAACAGTACCACGTATCTCCTCCGCTCCGATTTATGGCTGAGCGCCAGAAATCCAACACTGTTGATGAGCAGAATCCAAAAGCTGACTCCGAGGATGGAGGTGTATTCCACATATTGGATGAGCGGCAGAAAATAGGATTGGGTGTAACCGATATAATTCCACGGAAAGGCCAATTCGCTGAACGATTGCAGGTATTCTATGGCGACCCAGACAAAGGGAAGAAACAGCCATGCGGCAGAAGCAAGAATTCGCCGCAAGCGGACATGGAGGACTCCATATAGAACAATATAGAACGGCCAGACCAGTAGGGTTCCGATCATGCCCGGAAAAGTGACCCAGCCTATCCAGTAGAGCGTGCCGAGGGCATAACAGAAACCGGTAAAATAGCTCCACCGTATCGTCTCACTGCGGCCTCTGCACGATTCCAGCAGATAAAAAAAAGGGATCAATCCACCATAGGCAAAAAAGCCGGTTCGCAGTGGAGCATAGGCCAGAGACAACAGGAGAGCGGTTGAAAACACTAACAGCAGCTGTTTCTTCATTGCGCCGTTTCACTTATTCATCATTTGCGGGTGCGCAACAATTGCAGCCGCTGTAAAAAAGCTTCAAGGATAAACGCACCGGCAATGGCATCAACCCGGCCTTTGTTCCTGGACGGCTGAAGTCCTTGCTCCATCAGGACGCGATGAGCGCTCACCGTGGTCCACCGTTCATCCCAAAGGTAAATCGGCAGATTCAGGGATACGCGGAGGCATCGGACAAATTTTTCCACTGCATCCGCTTTTTCGCCCGCAGCCCCGTTCATGTTAAGGGGCCATCCCACCACCACGGCGACCACCTCATGATCGGTTATCAGGTGACAAAGCTGCTTCAACAGCTCACAATCATTGCGAAAAACCAGGGTCGTCAACGGAGAAGCGATGGTCTGAGTGGGATCAGAAAGACTGATGCCGATCCGCCGCGAGCCGTAATCGATTCCCATAATGCGCCCCAGAGGCAACTGCGGCAACGGAACATCGATGGAGCCGCTCCCTTGCCCCGGGACTGGTGTTTCGTTCATGGTTACTGATTCTGTACTTCGATCGGTTGCTTGAGCACCTCTTTTAATAGTTTACCGGCTTTGAAATGGGTTTTACGCCGGGCAGGCACATAGATGATCTCGCCGGTTTTCGGATTACGCGCTTTGGGTTTTGGCTTGGTTTTTTTAACTTCAAATACACCAAAATCACGTATTTCTATACGGACTTCCGGATCCGCTTCAGACATGAATTCCCGCAACACCTGGAAAACGCCATCCACCACCTTTTCAGTCAAATAGATTTTCTCTCCGACTATTTTCGCTGTGCGCTTGGCAACATCCTTTTTGGTGACCGTGGATTTAGGATTTTCAAGGATTTCGCTGTTCATGTCAGGCTCCTTCCGAATGGTTAATGTAATGTTTTTAATAATTTTATAACATTTTCATAACATCAATATTTATAATAATAAATACAACAAATTATTCTAAAACACAATAAAAATTTTCATTTTTATTAAAATTTTAAAATCAATCAGTTATTCGTTTAAACGGCCGACAGAGATCACCCCGTTCATTTTACGCAGCTTAGCGATGACTCGATTCAGATGATCGAGGTCATAGACTTCGACGGATAGCACACAGTTCATCAGAGACACCTCTGAATTCATACTGACGCCGACGATGTTGCAGTCCAGTGCGGCTGCAGCCTCTGTGACATCAGCGATGAATTTATTGCGCCGTTCTCCGAGGATGTAGATGCCGGCGAGAAAGCGGGAACCTTTTTCTACATCCCAGGTGACGTCGATGATGCGGTCAGGATCCTGCATCAGCTTGAGCAAATTTTTGCAGTCATTGGTGTGGATGACGATGCCGCGGCCGCGCGAGACGATGCCGGTGATGGGTTCGCCGGGAACCGGGCTGCAGCATTTACCGAACGTGATCATGATGTTATCCATGCCGGCGACGCGTACGCCTCGGGTGGATTTTCTTGCTTTTTCGATAAAGCGAGTGATAAAACTGGGGTCCTGCAGTTGCGGCTTATCCTCGGGCAAGATCTTGCGCAATAGGGACTCTAATTTCAGATCGCCGCGGCCTAGGGCGACGAAAAGCGATTGGCTGTCCTTCTGATTGAACTTGGCGGCTAATTCCTGTAAATCAATGTCTTTGATCTTGATGGAAAATTTTTGCAGAGCACGGGTGAGCATCTCCTCGCCCAATGCAGAGCTGTTCTGATCTTCCTTGTCCCGTAAATATTTTTTGATCCGGGAGCGTGCGCGGCTGGAAACGACAAAGCGAAGCCAATCGTTGTTAGGCTCCTGGTTGGCGGAGGTCAATATTTCAACGGTATCTCCGCTGTGGAGCTCATGACTGAGCGGGACGATGCGGCCATTGATCTTCGCCGCCAGACAATGGATGCCGACGCTGGTGTGCACCGAAAAAGCGAAATCCACCGGCGTCGAGTGAGCCGGAAGACGGTGTAAATCTCCTTTCGGGGTAAAGACAAAGACCTCGTCCTGAAACAGACTGATTTTCAGATGCTCCATGAAATTAGGAGAATCCGATTCATTGTCTTCATATTCCAGCAGTTGTCTCAGCCAGGCGGAGTGTTTGTCCAGGTCGTCCTCGCGCAGCCGGCCTTCTTTATAGCGCCAGTGGGCGGCAATGCCTTCTTCGGCGGTTCGGTGCATCTGTTCCGTGCGTATTTGAATTTCGACCCGTTTGCCGCCCGGACCGATCACCGTAGTGTGCAGCGATTGGTAGCCGTTGGACTTGGGCATGGCGATATAGTCTTTGAAACGTTCA
The sequence above is a segment of the bacterium genome. Coding sequences within it:
- a CDS encoding bifunctional (p)ppGpp synthetase/guanosine-3',5'-bis(diphosphate) 3'-pyrophosphohydrolase; amino-acid sequence: FEEIYDLLAVRVIVDKIEECYHTLGLIHALYTPIHERFKDYIAMPKSNGYQSLHTTVIGPGGKRVEIQIRTEQMHRTAEEGIAAHWRYKEGRLREDDLDKHSAWLRQLLEYEDNESDSPNFMEHLKISLFQDEVFVFTPKGDLHRLPAHSTPVDFAFSVHTSVGIHCLAAKINGRIVPLSHELHSGDTVEILTSANQEPNNDWLRFVVSSRARSRIKKYLRDKEDQNSSALGEEMLTRALQKFSIKIKDIDLQELAAKFNQKDSQSLFVALGRGDLKLESLLRKILPEDKPQLQDPSFITRFIEKARKSTRGVRVAGMDNIMITFGKCCSPVPGEPITGIVSRGRGIVIHTNDCKNLLKLMQDPDRIIDVTWDVEKGSRFLAGIYILGERRNKFIADVTEAAAALDCNIVGVSMNSEVSLMNCVLSVEVYDLDHLNRVIAKLRKMNGVISVGRLNE
- a CDS encoding integration host factor subunit beta translates to MNSEILENPKSTVTKKDVAKRTAKIVGEKIYLTEKVVDGVFQVLREFMSEADPEVRIEIRDFGVFEVKKTKPKPKARNPKTGEIIYVPARRKTHFKAGKLLKEVLKQPIEVQNQ
- the lnt gene encoding apolipoprotein N-acyltransferase → MKKQLLLVFSTALLLSLAYAPLRTGFFAYGGLIPFFYLLESCRGRSETIRWSYFTGFCYALGTLYWIGWVTFPGMIGTLLVWPFYIVLYGVLHVRLRRILASAAWLFLPFVWVAIEYLQSFSELAFPWNYIGYTQSYFLPLIQYVEYTSILGVSFWILLINSVGFLALSHKSERRRYVVLLLLLFILPLAHGLWSLRHEPTGTCVTASLLQGNMDPFEKWADDEEKNMLLYEGLMQKARQERPEIYIWPETATPFYLQYEPVYLERMHQLVDSSHAPILTGSVDAEHHTDG
- the ruvX gene encoding Holliday junction resolvase RuvX, whose translation is MNETPVPGQGSGSIDVPLPQLPLGRIMGIDYGSRRIGISLSDPTQTIASPLTTLVFRNDCELLKQLCHLITDHEVVAVVVGWPLNMNGAAGEKADAVEKFVRCLRVSLNLPIYLWDERWTTVSAHRVLMEQGLQPSRNKGRVDAIAGAFILEAFLQRLQLLRTRK